From Solanum stenotomum isolate F172 chromosome 2, ASM1918654v1, whole genome shotgun sequence:
GATAAGGTTTGTGTATATCTATCTTTCTTAGATAtcacttataaaattaattacgTGCCCCGCCCAAAATACAAACGACTTCAAAACCAACAAAAAAGCGTGTGCCGCACTCATGAAGGACTACTTCACTGGAGGAAGGCGGGAATGACATCAAGTCTGCATGGCCCTTATGGGCTGGGACACACACGTGCTATCATGACAATTACAATAGGAAGCAAGATTGTAAGGCGGGGCGAATCCAAAAGGTTGTATATAAGATTAGGAATACACATGTTTTATCCTTCTGGTTCCCAATCCCACATATTAGTGTAAAAGATCTTTTAAAGTTGGATCATTGTGAGGACTGAGGCATGTTGGTGGATAAAAACTGTTACATGCAGATTCATATAAAGAATTAATTACAAGGTTTTATTTGTCAAACTCActattctctcttttttctttttccattttttccgggtgaaaacatataaaaaaagactaattaAATAATTCCACTTCCAACTTTAAACCTAACTTGTTTTAATACTTAATTTCTTGAACTTTCACACATATATAAGGACTTCTGGAAGCTTATATATCTAtaactcataaaaaaaaacagtttaGTGCACAAAACATCTCATGTtagcagagtcgtcagaaagaCCTAATTTCAAGAGATATGATATAGACAATCTATCCTAATGTAATATTAATGACTGTTTTCACAACTCAAACCCGTACTATACAATCTATGTATATGTACATTTCGAAGCTTAGCTTTTTCAAATGGAATATGTTAAAATATGGTAGTGTCCCcctttttttactttctttctgTCACCATGGAGTTTATCAATTTTCTGGACGTTAAGTTAGGCAacttttaaccaaactaatTTTAATTCTAAACAATTTGAGGTGGGCTGTATGAATCTTTCACCTATCATATTACTTCATATAAACTTATCTCAAGCaaattttatgcaaaataaaatactaaaaaatcattatatatctATTGATATATAAATCTCTGAAAGACTAAACAACTcctaaaaaatagtaatatgacaaaataaaaatgcTAACATGACTAACCAGTCCAGTTACCGAGAATCCCCGAGGGTCAATGCCGCACAGTTAAAAACTAAGTGGATAGTGACTCCTCGTCCTATCCTTCTCTACTTAAATATCAGTATGCTGTTTGCAACAAAGTTCAAAACTCGAGATGTGCCTATCCCATACATCATGCATTGTACTCTTAAGCAAGAGCAGTACAATTGCCGACTCTTAATCGAATAATCAATCACAAAAAGTGCAGTAACTGAATAACAAAGCACAAAAAAGCAGGATTTTGATTTTAAGTCTTGAGTTCATCCTTTCAGTTAAGGTGGATTCCTTTCCTGCCTTATTTAGTTACTCAATGAAAACATTACCATTCGTCGTCTGAGCAAAGTTTAACTATTTCTAGAGCTCAGCACAACGTTTTCTAGTTAAGTAATTCATATAACTGTTGAGAAATGAAAGAGAACCAGATATCATGGCCAAAATCAATGCGGCATTCTGTGCTGGCCTTGAGCAATGACTGGTGATCGTATAAACGTGTTTGCTTAAATGGTTGTTCAACACCTTATATATGCATCCATCATCATAATGATCTTAGCTCCAATGCCCTTAATCCTCTTCATCTACTGGAGTATACCACGATGGTATGTGCTCTGAATTGCTCAGTCTGTAGTTCAGTAGAACCTCTTCATCACAAATTGCTCTAGTAGCCACAAGAACAAGTGTCTTCAGAACGGGGACTTTTGATTCATTGTTGTTGGACTTCCACGTTTTCAACCTAAAGCTGCCAAATTTACTCGTGTCTGTTTCTTCACCGTTTCCAAATGAAACATTAGGTATATAGGGTCTCATGTCCTTCTCAAGGAGGGGAAAATCATAAGGGTATATCATTACATTGGGGAACATGCCTTTGGTTGGGTGGTTGGCGAAATGAGCAAAGGCTAGAGGGTTTCTCCTTTCCAACACTTCAAGGTTGCCTCCAACGTGTGTTCCATCTAGGTCAGAACCTTTCTCATCAGCTTGCATAGTGTGCTTAGGTTCAGGAGAACTGGTCCAATCCCATATTTCACGAGATTCACCACCAGCACCCCAGGGCTGGGCATTGATCATAGTCCCATCATACCGTGTGATCAGATGTGAATTTTGGGCATCAACTCTAGGGTACCCAAGAATGTAGCGGTAATATGCTGGAGGGTAGACTACTCCAGGATAGAATGCTATGACAGAACCAATATTGGCTTCACCTTGTAAGAATAAACCCTTTCCAGCATCCTCATGGGGAATTTGAGATGGTTTGACCTCAAGAGTGTAGCCCATAAGATCCTTTAACCTCTGTGAAACCTCTGTGCGGTGCAATGTCTTGGTTTCAGGTACAGCTGTGCTGAAATTTTTATCAGTAATTAAAAACCAGGGTGATGCAGCTATGAAGCCACTGCAAAGAACAGATGAAATACAATATATGCAAAACCAACCACCAAAGAGCCTCATGATCCGTGATTTTATGTTATTGCCTATGTTGCAAAAGATTAAATATTTACACCACTAGAAATGTCCATCAACTTCATTATAGATATCATGTTTTATGCTGAATGAACTGAAGGAAATATAATATTGACAATTCACCCTCCcaatgaagaagttgaagtaACATTCCAATTGGAATAACTACACTCCGTTCCTTTAGCAGTTTACCTCCAGACTCAGTAATCATATTTTTAGTGTCTTAAGCTGAGAGTTGGATTTGATCTACTTAATCCATGTGCAGATGTGCTTTAAGATGAGgtacaccccccccccccccccccccccccccccccccccccccccccccccccccNCGCAAATCCATCTTACCAATCAAAAGATTCTAGGAACTTCATCAATTTCTACATAAATTCAGTAATACTAGACTTCAGAAATTTCAAGTGATACAGTAATTACCGGCTACAAGAGGCAGGAATAACTACTTCCATTGTCTACCTGTATAACGAAAACATTTTCAACACTGGTTGAAGGCTTACTGtgtttaatataaaaatgaagtaGTGGTCTTAACGATAATACTAGATATATACCGGAGAGATACAGCCAAATAATTGTAAGGACAGCATGACACAAGGTAAAGCAATGTCATGGCAGAGCAGAAGCAGGAAATCAAATGGTTACCAACAATGAAGTAGGGTGCAagtcaaaattcaaaacaaagTTTTCACAATATAACAACTAAGAAGTCCTTCTcagaaaaaaatacaacaacaactaaGAAGTACATGGAAAATTTAGCTTAAGATGCAGCTGATTCTTACCAATGCGGTCTTGTGCTAGAGAATTCCCACCAACAGCAAGACCAAGGCCACTACTACGAGGAGGAGAATGTGGTGTTGCTGGTGACGTGGCCTGATTGTCTTTGACCTTTTGATCCAGGAGTAATATCTCATCCATATAGCTGCAAAAGTTTGTAACCTGAGAATGCACATTCTCATGAACTTGCCTCTGTTGATCATCTAAGGAGGCTTTGTTAGCCATATCAATAATCTCCTCTGCATCAGCTTCTTCGGCATTCCTTCCTAAACGGTTGTAACTGAAAGTAAAGTTTATCAGGGCAACATTAAACTACAGTGGTGCATCTATTCAAAAAGATAACACATAATTTCACCACCAAAGCCGCAATTTTTAAGGCATAAAAATATTAGTTACTTCTACTATTTATCAAACTGAGCGCCTCGGTTCAGTGGTAAAGGAATTTCAAAATGAGTCCCTCTGTTGGTTCAATTCCCCACTACAGCATATTTCTGTACTTTCTTTTCATactattttgatatgttttacttgatAGACCCTATACCCCCCatcctccccagaccccacttgtgggattatactGGGTATggtgttttgttgttgttgttctacTATTTATCAACGAGggcaagaaaataaagaaactaTCTCTCTCAATGCTACCACAGTTCCCGCTGAAGCAGTACGCCTCTAAAGAAGAAACTGAAAGGAAAATGTGGAATAAGGACTGTTACCACGGTCCCCAAGCAAATCCCtagttataaaaaataacttaatgcAATCAGAGGGATATGTCGCAACTTCAGCCCACTGAGAACATGACGCTTGACAAGAGGGTGTGGAGATCGAGGATTAGGGTAGAAAGAAGTCATTCCCTTTTCCCAGAGTTTTATTCGTTTGTTTCCCATATTTTTAGATTTCTATAACTACTTGTTATTTCGCCTCGATATGGTGATAATCTTATTGCTCTTTTCTTTCTGTTTATTGCTATTGCCTCTTTATGACTGTCTGTTCAGCTGATGCTCTTTCGGAAACCTCTCTACCTTctcaaaggtaggggtaaggtgtgtgtacactctaccctcctcagACCCCACATGTGGGATAACActgaatttgttgttgttgttttaacTTAAAAGCAAACAGAAATTCACAAATATCAAACAAGTTCTTCATTCCCCCTTTGATAAAGACACAAAAAGTTCTTTCTAGATCTATCAGCAATGAAGAAACCCCAAATTTCACACTACATTATACTTCAATTGTTCTTACTATAGTTGAAGCAAACTGAGAAAATGTtgaataaaacaatataattacAATGACAATATAAAACAGCTACccataaaattaatttcaatttgtACGTCACCACTTACCTGGTGTAAAGGAGCAGTAGATTTATGTCAGCTTCGAACTGAAGAAGCCTCGATTCTCTAGCAAAAGTGGGGCTTTTAGCAAGAATTTTCACTCCCTGCAAGtcgtgtgtcaattcaaaaaatcaactttacaTAATTAACAGTGTCAATTCAACAAACAAATGCAAACCCACATTACAAATGACTTCAAGATacttaatgaagaaaaaattagaACAAAATGTACAGTTTGATTGGTGAACAAGttatcatgaaattaattatccCTTTATCGCTCGTACCAAATAAGCAGTTTAAAGGGTGCAAGGTGAAAT
This genomic window contains:
- the LOC125854472 gene encoding uncharacterized protein LOC125854472 → MAFLFHKFQEGVKILAKSPTFARESRLLQFEADINLLLLYTSYNRLGRNAEEADAEEIIDMANKASLDDQQRQVHENVHSQVTNFCSYMDEILLLDQKVKDNQATSPATPHSPPRSSGLGLAVGGNSLAQDRIAVPETKTLHRTEVSQRLKDLMGYTLEVKPSQIPHEDAGKGLFLQGEANIGSVIAFYPGVVYPPAYYRYILGYPRVDAQNSHLITRYDGTMINAQPWGAGGESREIWDWTSSPEPKHTMQADEKGSDLDGTHVGGNLEVLERRNPLAFAHFANHPTKGMFPNVMIYPYDFPLLEKDMRPYIPNVSFGNGEETDTSKFGSFRLKTWKSNNNESKVPVLKTLVLVATRAICDEEVLLNYRLSNSEHIPSWYTPVDEED